From Catharus ustulatus isolate bCatUst1 chromosome 6, bCatUst1.pri.v2, whole genome shotgun sequence, a single genomic window includes:
- the CLEC14A gene encoding C-type lectin domain family 14 member A — protein sequence MSRAGPWCLLLAAACALGRAPPPPRAAVRCPPAGACFSAHLADVSYAEARGDCDRRRGSLAWVSGEPELRLVLELLAEAAVPAPALFWVGLKRNASACTHEEQPLRGFSWEGVGGGTAPLEVPAALGRWLQEPLRSCVIARCAGLHLAAEPGGSRSWGWKEQSCHLKSPGYLCKYQYEGACPDLSPAGALDLDYRLPFEERSGGPGFSPPGTELTVACRGGELRLTCQPEPGGFAWKAADKPLCPCPFGRRSPDSGRCAEAAGCRDAAGGFACACTPGGPDGAACPGTGPAPTAAGGPAEPSGARAEGRRPSIPTPSRPTEPPATTRAASGGEKTAAPPPSSSSNYVFILVTVAVVVLIILVMTVLGVFKICFNKKSEGRGDKEPPEAGSKAEAGSAEPSGSAGGE from the coding sequence ATGAGTCGGGCCGGGCCCTGGTGCCTGCTCCTGGCCGCGGCCTGCGCCCtgggccgggccccgccgcccccgcgggcCGCCGTgcgctgcccgcccgccggCGCCTGCTTCAGCGCCCACCTCGCCGACGTCTCGTACGCCGAGGCCCGCGGAGACTGCGACCGGCGGCGGGGCAGCCTCGCCTGGGTCAGCGGCGAGCCGGAGCTGCgcctggtgctggagctgctggcagaggcgGCGGTGCCCGCGCCCGCGCTCTTCTGGGTCGGGCTGAAGAGGAACGCCTCCGCCTGCACCCACGAGGAGCAGCCGCTCCGCGGCTTCTCCTGGGAGGGCGTCGGGGGTGGGACGGCCCCGCTGGAGGTGCCGGCGGCGCTGGGCcggtggctgcaggagcccctgcGGTCCTGCGTCATCGCTCGCTGCGCTGGGCTGCACCTGGCGGCCGAGCCCGGGGGCAGCcgcagctggggctggaaggagcagtCCTGCCACCTGAAAAGCCCGGGCTACCTCTGCAAGTACCAGTACGAAGGTGCCTGTCCCGATCTCAGTCCCGCGGGCGCCCTCGACCTCGACTACCGGCTCCCCTTCGAGGAGCGCAGCGGCGGCCCCGGCTTCAGCCCGCCGGGCACCGAGCTGACGGTGGCGTGTCGCGGCGGGGAGCTGCGGCTCACCTGCCAGCCCGAGCCGGGCGGCTTCGCCTGGAAGGCGGCAGACAAGCcgctctgcccctgccccttCGGTCGCCGGAGCCCGGACAGCGGGCGGTGCGCCGAGGCCGCCGGGTGCCGCGATGCCGCCGGCGGCTTCGCCTGTGCCTGCACCCCGGGCGGCCCGGACGGAGCTGCCTGCCCGGGCACGGGGCCGGCCCCCACCGCTGCAGGCGGCCCCGCGGAGCCGTCGGGGGCCAGGGCGGAGGGGCGGCGTCCTTCCATCCCGACACCCAGCCGTCCCACGGAGCCGCCCGCCACCACCAGGGCCGCCTCCGGCGGAGAGAAGACGGCTGCTCCGCcgccttcctcctcttccaacTACGTTTTCATCCTGGTGACGGTCGCGGTGGTGGTGCTGATCATTCTGGTCATGACCGTCCTGGGGGTGTTCAAAATCTGCTTTAACAAGAAATCCGAGGGCCGCGGGGACAAGGAGCCGCCGGAGGCCGGCAGCAAGGCGGAGGCAGGCTCTGCCGAGCCCAGCGGATCCGCGGGCGGTGAATAG